One window from the genome of Methanobacterium sp. encodes:
- a CDS encoding ammonium transporter, with amino-acid sequence MADPILNSGDTAWMLISTALVMLMTIPGVALFYGGLTKKVNVLNTMFLSIIAFAITSIIWVLYGYQFAFGEDMLMGLIGNPANLLFSGIAVDSLATLAPTIPTTVYIAFQMTFAAITVALISGAVVERMKFSAWLAFVPVWLTLVYVPVAHWVWGGGFLAQLGALDFAGGTVVHISSGVAALALVLLLGRRKDTKLLPHQLGYSVIGAGLLWFGWFGFNAGSALTAGGLAGSAFIATNTAAAAAMISWVIIDYLKTGKPTLLGAISGAIAGLVAITPAAGFVTVQAAVIIGLITSVFSYFAIAWLKPRLGYDDALDVVGIHGVSGLWGALATGIFAAPFINELGTGLLYGNPGQLVTQIIAVVVVAAYSFFVTLILGKIIDITIGLRVEPKEEIEGLDTNLHEESGYRI; translated from the coding sequence ATGGCGGATCCTATTCTTAACTCTGGAGATACAGCATGGATGCTGATATCAACAGCCCTTGTAATGTTGATGACCATTCCTGGAGTAGCATTGTTCTATGGAGGTCTTACAAAAAAAGTAAATGTTTTAAATACAATGTTTTTATCCATCATTGCCTTCGCTATAACTAGCATCATATGGGTACTATATGGTTACCAATTTGCTTTTGGTGAAGACATGTTGATGGGATTGATTGGAAATCCTGCAAACCTATTGTTTAGTGGAATTGCAGTAGATTCACTTGCAACACTTGCACCTACAATACCCACAACAGTATATATTGCATTCCAAATGACATTTGCAGCTATTACAGTAGCACTTATATCTGGTGCTGTAGTTGAGCGAATGAAATTCTCAGCATGGCTCGCATTTGTACCAGTATGGTTAACACTTGTCTATGTACCAGTAGCTCACTGGGTATGGGGTGGAGGATTCCTTGCACAACTGGGAGCACTTGACTTTGCAGGAGGTACAGTTGTACATATAAGCTCAGGTGTTGCAGCACTGGCTTTAGTACTTCTACTAGGAAGAAGAAAAGATACCAAATTACTCCCACATCAGCTTGGATATTCAGTAATTGGTGCAGGATTATTATGGTTTGGTTGGTTCGGATTCAACGCCGGATCTGCTTTAACCGCTGGTGGACTTGCAGGATCAGCATTTATAGCCACTAACACTGCAGCCGCTGCGGCCATGATATCATGGGTAATAATAGACTACTTAAAAACAGGTAAACCTACCCTACTTGGTGCAATATCTGGAGCAATCGCAGGTTTAGTTGCTATAACTCCCGCAGCAGGTTTTGTAACCGTTCAAGCAGCGGTAATCATTGGTCTTATAACTTCAGTATTCTCATATTTCGCAATTGCATGGTTAAAACCACGTTTAGGATACGACGATGCTCTGGATGTAGTTGGTATTCACGGAGTATCTGGATTATGGGGAGCACTCGCTACAGGTATCTTTGCAGCGCCATTCATTAACGAGTTAGGAACCGGCCTTTTGTATGGTAACCCTGGCCAGTTAGTTACTCAAATAATTGCTGTAGTAGTTGTTGCAGCTTATTCATTTTTTGTGACATTAATACTTGGTAAAATAATAGACATAACCATTGGACTCAGAGTAGAACCTAAAGAAGAAATAGAAGGCCTTGATACAAATCTCCACGAGGAATCTGGTTACAGAATATAA
- a CDS encoding P-II family nitrogen regulator: protein MKKIIAIIRPDKLESVKNALEEAGCQGMTVREVKGRGRQLGITESYRGHDYRIDLLPKTEIEIVATDSAVETIVQTIIDNAKTGDIGDGKIFISPVENVIRIRTGERGEGAI from the coding sequence ATGAAAAAGATAATCGCTATCATTAGACCTGATAAATTGGAGTCCGTGAAAAATGCTCTTGAAGAAGCAGGATGCCAAGGGATGACAGTAAGAGAAGTTAAAGGACGTGGGAGACAGCTTGGTATTACAGAAAGTTACAGGGGCCATGATTACAGAATAGATCTCTTACCTAAAACTGAGATTGAAATAGTAGCAACTGATAGCGCTGTAGAAACTATAGTTCAAACTATAATTGATAATGCCAAAACCGGAGATATTGGAGATGGGAAAATATTTATATCTCCAGTTGAGAACGTAATTAGGATACGAACAGGTGAACGTGGTGAAGGAGCTATTTAG
- a CDS encoding ammonium transporter, translating into MVLESGDTAWMLISTALVILMTIPGVALFYGGLIRRENVLNTMFLSFVTFAVVSILWFIYGFDLAFGADLGGIIGNLANPFFNGVLESKTLATLAPTIPTGLYAIFQMTFAAITVALISGAVVERMKFSAWLAFVPVWLTLVYVPVAHWVWGGGFLAQLGALDFAGGIVVHLTSGIAALALVLILGARKDAKLLPHHLGYSVIGAGLLWFGWFGFNAGSALTAGDLAVSAMIVTNTSAAVGMLAWMLMDKIKTGKPTLLGALSGAIAGLASITPAAGYVNITAAIIIGFVAAICSYTAVSWLKPRLGYDDALDVFGIHGVCGIIGTIAIGIFASPLINSITTGGILFGNFNLIGIQLLAIVIVGIYAFIMTLVIAKIIDIIIGLRVRDDHEVQGLDINLHEESGYRLS; encoded by the coding sequence ATGGTTCTCGAAAGCGGAGATACAGCATGGATGCTGATATCAACAGCTTTAGTAATTTTAATGACAATTCCTGGTGTGGCGCTCTTTTATGGAGGGCTTATAAGAAGAGAAAACGTTTTAAATACTATGTTCCTTTCTTTTGTCACATTTGCAGTAGTAAGTATACTATGGTTTATATATGGATTTGACCTTGCATTTGGGGCAGATTTAGGAGGAATAATAGGAAATCTTGCAAATCCATTCTTTAACGGAGTGTTAGAATCAAAAACACTTGCAACATTGGCCCCAACAATACCTACAGGCCTTTATGCAATATTCCAGATGACATTTGCAGCTATTACAGTAGCACTTATATCTGGTGCTGTAGTTGAGCGAATGAAATTCTCAGCATGGCTCGCATTTGTACCAGTATGGTTAACACTTGTCTATGTACCAGTAGCTCACTGGGTATGGGGTGGAGGATTCCTTGCACAACTGGGAGCACTTGACTTTGCAGGAGGTATTGTTGTGCACTTAACAAGCGGTATAGCAGCATTAGCACTTGTACTTATTCTTGGAGCTAGAAAAGACGCTAAACTACTTCCACATCACTTAGGTTACTCAGTAATTGGTGCAGGATTATTATGGTTTGGTTGGTTCGGATTCAACGCCGGATCTGCTTTAACCGCTGGAGATTTAGCGGTTTCTGCAATGATTGTAACCAATACATCTGCAGCAGTGGGTATGCTTGCATGGATGCTTATGGATAAAATTAAAACAGGTAAACCTACCCTACTGGGTGCATTATCTGGAGCAATTGCAGGTTTAGCATCAATAACACCAGCAGCAGGATATGTAAACATTACGGCAGCCATAATTATTGGTTTTGTTGCAGCGATATGTTCATATACAGCAGTTTCATGGTTAAAACCACGTTTAGGATATGATGATGCATTAGATGTATTTGGTATCCACGGAGTCTGCGGTATAATCGGGACAATTGCAATAGGCATATTTGCAAGCCCACTTATTAACAGTATCACCACAGGGGGCATTTTGTTTGGAAATTTCAATCTAATTGGCATTCAGCTTTTGGCAATTGTTATTGTTGGAATTTACGCGTTTATAATGACTCTTGTAATTGCAAAAATAATTGATATAATCATTGGATTAAGAGTTAGAGATGATCATGAAGTACAGGGTCTTGACATTAATCTCCACGAGGAATCCGGTTACAGGTTATCTTAG
- a CDS encoding glutamate synthase-related protein, with amino-acid sequence MPFKVERNKELCRRNFDRPGCCWYMCDNRDEELCKNCYSCFNNCPHGVYEIIDDEPYPINHENCVGCRICEEMCPNNAIEINAVVEDKRNVWSFSDLVEINRKSAEGRYKVRGCGATRIIPTFDDLVIMPAQVSRPPIDKYREPCNTKVTLGTRYAENPLELDTPIMIGAMSFGALSKEAKIALAMGATLAGTATNTGEGGMLPEERKYASKLIAQYASGRFGVSADYLNNSEAVEIKIGQGAKSGMGGHLLGEKVTAEVSKIRKIEEGADALSPARHMDIVGPEDLSMKIDQLREITDWKVPIIVKFTSGRVSDDVKIAAKAGADIIVVDGMQGGTGAGPDVVIEHSGVPTIAAIVEADEALKHVNLREEVSLVAGGGIRSGADVAKAIALGADAVYIATSALVSIGCRVCQTCYTGTCRKGIATQNPQLRRRLDYIESGKRVARYIEAMTEEACMLTQQAGNTDLQKLEKDDLRALTVESSLLTGVKMAGLETPVGHSVSGH; translated from the coding sequence ATGCCATTTAAAGTAGAAAGAAACAAAGAACTTTGCAGAAGAAACTTTGACAGACCTGGTTGCTGCTGGTACATGTGCGACAACAGAGATGAAGAACTCTGTAAAAACTGTTATTCCTGTTTCAATAACTGCCCTCATGGAGTTTATGAGATTATAGATGACGAACCCTACCCTATAAACCATGAAAACTGTGTTGGATGCAGAATATGTGAAGAAATGTGTCCAAACAATGCGATAGAGATAAATGCAGTCGTTGAAGATAAACGAAACGTCTGGTCATTTTCAGATCTTGTGGAAATCAACAGAAAGTCTGCAGAAGGCCGTTATAAAGTAAGAGGCTGCGGAGCAACAAGAATAATTCCAACATTTGATGATCTTGTAATTATGCCTGCACAGGTTTCAAGGCCTCCAATTGACAAATACAGGGAACCATGTAACACAAAAGTAACCCTTGGAACAAGATATGCTGAAAATCCACTTGAACTTGACACCCCAATAATGATTGGTGCAATGTCATTTGGAGCACTGAGTAAAGAAGCAAAAATAGCACTTGCAATGGGCGCAACACTTGCAGGTACAGCTACAAATACTGGTGAAGGTGGAATGCTTCCAGAAGAGAGAAAATATGCCTCAAAGCTTATAGCACAGTATGCTTCAGGACGGTTTGGTGTTTCCGCTGATTATCTGAACAATTCAGAAGCAGTAGAGATTAAAATTGGTCAGGGTGCAAAATCAGGTATGGGTGGACACCTTTTAGGTGAAAAGGTAACGGCAGAAGTTTCTAAAATCAGGAAAATTGAAGAAGGAGCTGATGCTTTAAGCCCTGCAAGACACATGGATATTGTCGGACCTGAAGATTTAAGCATGAAAATTGATCAGTTAAGGGAAATAACTGATTGGAAAGTGCCAATTATTGTTAAATTCACTTCAGGTAGGGTCAGTGACGATGTAAAAATTGCAGCAAAAGCTGGAGCTGACATAATTGTTGTTGATGGTATGCAGGGTGGAACAGGTGCTGGACCTGATGTGGTTATAGAGCATTCTGGTGTTCCAACTATAGCAGCAATTGTAGAGGCTGATGAAGCTTTAAAACACGTTAATCTACGTGAAGAAGTAAGTCTTGTAGCTGGCGGAGGTATAAGAAGTGGTGCTGATGTTGCAAAGGCAATTGCTTTAGGTGCTGATGCAGTCTATATAGCTACTTCTGCATTGGTTTCAATTGGATGCAGAGTATGTCAGACTTGTTATACTGGGACATGCAGAAAAGGAATAGCAACACAAAATCCACAGCTTAGAAGACGTTTAGATTACATTGAAAGCGGTAAAAGAGTTGCAAGATATATAGAAGCTATGACTGAAGAAGCATGTATGTTAACACAGCAGGCAGGAAATACTGATCTTCAAAAGCTTGAAAAAGATGATTTAAGAGCATTAACTGTTGAATCATCACTTTTAACCGGTGTTAAAATGGCTGGTTTGGAAACTCCAGTCGGTCACTCTGTGTCCGGGCATTAA